From a region of the Candidatus Jettenia caeni genome:
- a CDS encoding efflux transporter protein: MKRTIPILICVSLMLVSGCIKSEKQAEQSKDQAVPVLVSTVIQKDVPIVLHSIGTVEAYSTVSVVSQVEGMLTRVYFKEGQYVKKGQLLFTIDPRPYEVALKKAQADLEKNVTQAKNAEAQYYRYTELIKAGIVTKEEYDQANTNAEALKSIVNADKASLEIVKLQLNYCFIRSPINGRTGALMVDQGNIVKANEEPALVIINQVSPIYVSFSIPEQELHRVKSYMDSGELGVKAVIPGDENHPVAGSIAFIDNEIDRTTGTIRLKAVFTNKDHRLWPGQFVNIMVNLAIQPDAVVVPSQAVQTGQHGQYVFVVGPDLTGEYRPVVTGRMFKGESVVEKGLQPGERVVVDGQLRLTSGTKVEVKRGLKEDG; encoded by the coding sequence ATGAAAAGAACGATACCTATCCTTATCTGTGTCAGCCTTATGCTGGTTTCGGGCTGTATAAAATCAGAAAAACAGGCTGAACAATCAAAAGATCAGGCCGTACCAGTGCTCGTTTCCACGGTTATTCAAAAAGATGTTCCCATCGTATTGCACAGTATCGGAACGGTAGAGGCATATTCGACGGTATCGGTTGTTTCGCAGGTTGAAGGTATGCTGACACGGGTCTATTTCAAGGAGGGCCAGTATGTAAAAAAAGGACAGCTTCTCTTTACGATTGATCCCCGGCCATACGAAGTTGCGCTGAAGAAGGCTCAGGCTGACCTGGAAAAAAATGTTACCCAGGCAAAAAATGCCGAAGCGCAGTACTACCGCTATACAGAATTAATAAAAGCAGGAATCGTTACGAAGGAAGAATATGATCAGGCGAATACCAATGCTGAAGCCCTTAAATCTATTGTTAATGCGGATAAGGCATCTTTAGAAATTGTGAAACTTCAGCTTAACTACTGTTTCATTCGTTCGCCTATCAATGGGCGTACCGGCGCTCTTATGGTGGATCAAGGTAATATTGTCAAGGCAAATGAAGAACCTGCGCTGGTAATTATCAATCAGGTTAGTCCTATCTATGTGTCTTTTTCCATTCCGGAACAAGAGCTTCATAGGGTTAAGAGCTATATGGATTCCGGAGAGCTTGGTGTAAAAGCCGTTATTCCGGGTGATGAAAATCATCCTGTGGCAGGTAGTATTGCTTTTATAGATAACGAGATTGATAGAACTACAGGTACCATACGGCTCAAAGCAGTTTTTACCAATAAAGATCATCGGCTTTGGCCTGGTCAGTTTGTGAATATCATGGTAAATCTTGCTATACAACCGGATGCCGTTGTGGTTCCATCACAGGCAGTTCAAACAGGGCAGCATGGTCAGTATGTCTTTGTCGTGGGACCTGATTTGACAGGAGAATACCGCCCTGTCGTTACGGGCAGGATGTTTAAAGGAGAAAGTGTTGTTGAGAAAGGGCTTCAGCCGGGAGAAAGAGTTGTGGTAGATGGTCAACTCCGGCTTACTTCAGGAACTAAAGTTGAGGTGAAGCGTGGATTGAAAGAGGATGGGTAA
- a CDS encoding peptidyl-prolyl cis-trans isomerase, translated as MKKIVVILCITLFYLVQSVYANPSNPRVQLKTNHGIIALELDPQSAPKTVENFLRYARDGFYNGAIFHRVIKGFMIQGGGLTPDMREKPTRAPITNEADNGLKNSRGTIAMARKADPHSASSQFFINTADNDFLDHKGKNSAGWGYCVFGKVVGGMNVVDAIENQSTASKSGYDDVPLFQVIIEQAIVEK; from the coding sequence TTGAAAAAAATCGTAGTTATACTCTGTATTACCCTGTTTTATCTTGTCCAATCTGTTTATGCAAACCCGTCTAATCCCCGTGTTCAGTTAAAAACCAATCATGGGATTATTGCCCTGGAGCTTGATCCTCAATCGGCCCCAAAAACGGTGGAAAATTTTCTCCGTTACGCACGTGATGGATTTTATAATGGCGCTATTTTTCATCGGGTAATTAAGGGATTCATGATTCAGGGTGGGGGTTTGACTCCTGATATGCGTGAAAAACCTACCCGCGCTCCAATTACCAATGAGGCGGATAACGGACTCAAAAATAGCCGTGGCACGATAGCTATGGCGCGTAAGGCAGATCCTCACTCTGCCAGCTCTCAGTTCTTTATCAATACAGCGGATAACGACTTCCTTGATCATAAAGGAAAGAACTCTGCCGGATGGGGTTACTGTGTATTTGGCAAGGTTGTAGGTGGTATGAACGTGGTAGATGCCATTGAAAATCAGAGCACTGCATCTAAAAGCGGTTACGATGATGTCCCTCTTTTTCAAGTCATCATTGAGCAGGCAATTGTTGAAAAATAA
- a CDS encoding ABC transporter ATP-binding component — translation MNRTNTGNTYIRLLGYLKPYWHKSVIVLILSAVGAYIAVLPTQILGIAVDEIKIADTYVQTHRSDETLRNDKPYSHEQKNPIPLSKPMTAISAYIHERWFENHNQTLVTLVFFAMSFIILHTFGGAVTLIHGFITSELGQRLIYDLRNELYNHIQGLPLSYFENNKTGDIMSRIMNDVNSLEQAIVGPVITFITDMFKFGWILYFCLKLDWMLTVIALFVCPFISLCTYNFGKRIRRVFRSLRDKTGELNALIQDNISGIRVIAGFAKESDEMKRFQKKNYENYALYVRILKLVSALRPVVDLMTETGAMVVICLGGYKVLQGQLSAGTFVIFFPYLQMMYGPITGLTRFYNQVQRAIASTERVFEVLDTPGDLKVAPDAVDLPPVLGVVEFKRVHFMYNNDMEVLTNINIKALPGQMIALVGPSGSGKTTLTKLIPRFYDPTQGDVFVDGYNIKDVKPHSLRKQMAMVLQEPFLFNDTVKANIGYARSDASDKEIEEAARAANAHDFIVELPKGYDSVIGERGVKLSGGQKQRIAIACAILANPRILILDEATSSVDTETEQLIQHAIYRLVKDRTTFVIAHRLSTILHADLIIVLEKGQIVEMGLHHELLANGGLYKKLFEMQFDTQEKIKPEISGGETGKAGITVSSEPILDLNVSSQPSKWS, via the coding sequence ATGAATAGAACAAATACAGGAAATACCTATATAAGGCTTTTGGGCTATCTAAAACCGTACTGGCATAAGTCTGTTATTGTTTTAATCCTTTCAGCAGTTGGCGCATATATCGCAGTCTTGCCTACTCAGATATTAGGTATTGCAGTAGATGAAATTAAGATAGCTGATACCTACGTTCAAACCCATCGTTCTGATGAAACGCTCCGGAATGATAAACCGTATTCTCATGAACAAAAGAACCCTATTCCACTCTCAAAACCCATGACCGCCATTTCTGCTTATATCCATGAACGATGGTTTGAAAACCATAATCAAACCCTTGTCACGCTGGTCTTTTTTGCCATGAGTTTTATCATTCTGCATACCTTTGGCGGAGCTGTTACCCTTATTCATGGCTTCATTACTTCTGAATTGGGGCAGAGGCTCATTTATGATTTGCGGAATGAGCTCTATAATCATATCCAGGGGCTTCCTCTCAGTTACTTTGAAAATAACAAGACAGGCGATATTATGAGCCGTATCATGAATGATGTCAATTCGCTCGAACAGGCAATTGTAGGCCCCGTTATTACCTTCATTACTGATATGTTCAAATTTGGCTGGATTCTCTATTTTTGCTTAAAACTTGACTGGATGCTTACCGTCATCGCCTTATTCGTATGTCCATTTATCTCTCTCTGTACCTATAACTTTGGAAAAAGGATCAGAAGAGTCTTCCGTTCCTTAAGGGATAAAACAGGCGAGCTTAACGCCCTGATTCAGGATAATATATCGGGTATTCGTGTCATTGCAGGGTTTGCAAAGGAGTCCGATGAGATGAAACGATTCCAGAAAAAGAATTATGAGAACTACGCCCTCTACGTTCGGATCCTGAAACTTGTATCTGCCCTGCGGCCTGTGGTTGACCTGATGACCGAAACCGGCGCTATGGTAGTTATCTGCCTGGGTGGATATAAGGTATTGCAAGGACAACTTTCTGCCGGTACCTTTGTTATATTTTTCCCGTATCTTCAGATGATGTACGGTCCCATTACGGGTCTTACGCGTTTCTACAATCAGGTACAGCGCGCCATTGCCTCTACCGAGCGTGTTTTTGAGGTTTTAGATACACCCGGTGACCTGAAGGTTGCTCCTGATGCCGTTGACTTGCCCCCTGTCCTCGGAGTTGTAGAATTTAAGCGTGTCCATTTTATGTATAACAACGATATGGAAGTTCTGACAAACATAAATATAAAAGCGCTTCCCGGACAGATGATTGCCCTTGTAGGCCCCAGTGGTAGCGGTAAAACTACCCTTACAAAGCTCATTCCCCGGTTTTATGATCCTACACAGGGGGATGTCTTTGTTGATGGTTATAATATCAAGGATGTTAAACCTCATTCCTTACGGAAGCAGATGGCTATGGTACTTCAGGAACCGTTTCTCTTTAATGATACGGTAAAGGCAAATATCGGGTATGCCCGTTCCGATGCTTCAGATAAAGAAATTGAAGAAGCTGCCCGCGCCGCTAACGCACATGATTTCATTGTGGAATTGCCAAAGGGATATGATTCAGTAATCGGAGAACGTGGAGTAAAACTTTCCGGAGGACAGAAACAGCGTATTGCTATTGCCTGTGCTATCCTTGCCAATCCGCGTATACTTATTCTGGACGAGGCTACCTCATCGGTAGATACCGAGACAGAGCAGCTTATTCAGCATGCTATCTATCGTCTGGTTAAGGACCGCACTACTTTTGTCATTGCACACCGGTTATCGACGATATTGCATGCAGACTTAATTATTGTCCTGGAGAAGGGTCAGATCGTAGAAATGGGGCTTCATCATGAGCTTCTTGCAAACGGCGGACTCTATAAAAAACTGTTTGAAATGCAATTTGACACACAAGAGAAGATAAAACCGGAAATTTCCGGGGGAGAGACAGGGAAAGCAGGCATAACCGTTTCATCAGAGCCTATCCTCGATTTGAATGTATCATCACAGCCTTCAAAATGGTCATAG
- a CDS encoding acriflavin resistance protein, whose product MNIIEPFIRRPVMTTLVMIAILLFGVAGYRFLPVNDLPNVDFPTILVSASLPGASPETMASSVATPLERQFSTIAGLDSMSSSNSLGSTQITLQFNLNRDIDAAALDVQSAITAASGNLPREMLTPPSYKKVNPADLPILYLSLSSSTLLLSVVNEYAETFMAQRISMIDGVAQVLVYGSQKYAVRIQLDPTALATRGIGIDEVEHAIRQGNVNLPTGTLYGTHQAFTVQATGQLTNAAAYRSLIVAYRNGSPVRLQELGRVIDSVQIDKVANWYNRTRAIVLAIQRQPGTNTVEVVDNIRKLMSSFHAQLPASVSLDILFDRSVIIRESVEDVKFTLLLTICLVVMVIFLFLRNISATVIPSLAVPLSIIGTFAVMYLLDYSLNNLSLMALTLSVGFVVDDAIVMLENIVRHREMGKGMFQAALHGSKEIGFTIVSMTISLAAVFIPVFFMGGIIGRLLHEFAVTISMAILISGFVSLSLTPMLCSRFLRSSDSTKHGRLYATFERFFDSMLFVYQGSLQWVLKHRLATMLFSIVILFLTLYLFRVIPKGFIPSEDRNQIVITTEASQDISFDAMVEHQQAVARVFQNDPNVMSYSSNVTTSNQGRIFLRLKPRSQRRFSVDELIQEFRSKLAKIPGIMVFMQNPPPIRIGGQLTKSLYQFTLQCPDTKELFHYASLLENTMQALPELQDVTSDLQIKSRQVSIEIDRDKASTLGITADQIENALYNAYSSRQISTIYTPNNQYWVIMELEPHYQKDPSALSMLYIRSVSGQLVPLSAIVKFTESVGPLTINHFGQLPSVTISFNLRPGVALSDAVDVVGKTARSILPDTISTSFQGTAQEFEASLKGLGILLILSILVIYIVLGILYESFIHPLTILSGLPSAGVGALLTILIFREDLNIYTFVGIIMLVGIVKKNAIMMIDFALDAQRNEGKNAADAIYDGCIVRFRPIMMTTLAALMGALPIAFGFGAGAESRRPLGLAVVGGLLFSQIVTLYITPVYYIYLESLKEKIGRWVRSGTVTKNITCDTAQGCDMTKVRHDTL is encoded by the coding sequence ATGAATATCATTGAGCCTTTTATACGACGCCCGGTCATGACAACCCTTGTCATGATTGCTATTTTGCTTTTTGGTGTTGCAGGATATCGGTTTCTTCCGGTAAATGATTTACCCAATGTGGATTTTCCGACCATCCTGGTAAGCGCCAGCCTTCCCGGTGCAAGTCCGGAAACCATGGCTTCCTCTGTTGCAACTCCATTGGAAAGACAATTCTCTACCATTGCCGGATTGGATTCTATGAGCTCATCCAATTCTTTAGGCAGCACACAAATTACCTTACAATTTAATTTAAACCGGGATATTGATGCAGCAGCGCTGGATGTTCAGTCTGCAATTACAGCGGCATCAGGCAATCTTCCCCGTGAGATGTTAACCCCTCCTTCTTATAAGAAGGTAAATCCTGCCGATTTGCCTATTCTTTACCTGTCACTGAGTTCATCCACACTCCTTCTCTCCGTAGTGAACGAATATGCAGAAACTTTTATGGCGCAGCGTATTTCCATGATTGATGGAGTAGCTCAGGTTCTCGTCTACGGCTCGCAGAAATATGCTGTCCGGATTCAACTTGACCCGACAGCCCTTGCCACACGGGGTATCGGAATAGATGAGGTGGAGCATGCTATCCGGCAGGGTAATGTCAATCTTCCCACAGGAACACTCTATGGAACTCATCAGGCGTTTACGGTGCAGGCAACTGGCCAGCTTACCAACGCCGCCGCTTACCGGTCTCTCATCGTGGCCTATCGTAATGGATCTCCCGTGCGTCTTCAGGAACTGGGAAGGGTCATTGATAGCGTCCAGATTGATAAAGTGGCAAACTGGTATAACCGTACTCGTGCTATTGTTTTGGCTATACAACGGCAGCCAGGTACCAATACGGTGGAAGTTGTGGATAACATCCGGAAGCTTATGTCCAGCTTTCATGCGCAATTGCCGGCTTCGGTTAGCCTTGATATTCTTTTCGACCGGTCCGTTATCATTCGTGAATCTGTCGAAGATGTTAAGTTTACTTTGCTCCTGACTATCTGTCTCGTAGTAATGGTAATATTTCTTTTTCTCCGTAACATCTCTGCGACGGTTATTCCTAGTTTAGCAGTGCCTTTATCAATTATTGGTACCTTTGCTGTTATGTACCTTTTGGACTATAGTCTGAATAATCTCTCTCTTATGGCATTGACTCTCTCGGTAGGGTTTGTAGTGGATGATGCTATCGTCATGCTGGAAAATATTGTCCGTCACAGAGAAATGGGAAAGGGGATGTTTCAGGCAGCCCTTCATGGATCCAAAGAAATCGGTTTTACTATTGTATCTATGACAATCTCTCTTGCAGCCGTTTTTATTCCGGTTTTTTTTATGGGAGGAATTATTGGCCGGTTGCTTCATGAATTTGCAGTGACCATTAGTATGGCAATCCTGATTTCCGGTTTTGTCTCTTTAAGCCTTACCCCCATGCTTTGCAGTCGGTTTTTGCGGTCATCTGATTCGACGAAACATGGCCGCTTGTATGCCACTTTTGAACGTTTTTTTGATAGTATGCTTTTCGTGTACCAAGGGAGTCTTCAATGGGTTTTAAAACATCGCTTAGCTACCATGCTATTCTCCATTGTTATTCTCTTTCTTACCCTGTATCTTTTTCGCGTAATTCCCAAAGGATTTATTCCCAGTGAGGATAGAAACCAGATTGTCATAACGACAGAGGCGTCGCAGGATATTTCCTTCGATGCCATGGTAGAACATCAGCAAGCGGTAGCCAGGGTTTTTCAAAATGATCCAAATGTCATGTCCTACTCGTCAAATGTCACAACAAGCAACCAGGGGCGTATCTTTCTGCGTCTGAAGCCGCGTTCCCAGCGCCGTTTCAGTGTTGATGAACTTATCCAGGAATTTCGTTCTAAACTGGCAAAAATTCCTGGCATTATGGTCTTCATGCAAAATCCTCCCCCCATCCGGATTGGAGGGCAGTTAACGAAGAGCCTCTATCAATTTACCCTGCAGTGCCCGGATACAAAAGAATTATTCCACTATGCCTCCTTGCTTGAAAATACCATGCAGGCATTACCTGAACTTCAGGATGTAACGAGTGACCTGCAGATCAAAAGTCGCCAGGTAAGTATTGAGATTGACCGTGATAAGGCTTCAACTCTTGGTATCACAGCGGATCAGATTGAAAATGCCCTTTACAATGCTTACAGTTCCCGGCAGATTTCAACTATCTATACGCCGAACAATCAATATTGGGTTATTATGGAACTTGAACCACACTATCAGAAGGATCCATCAGCGCTTTCCATGCTGTATATCCGTTCAGTCAGTGGACAATTGGTACCTTTGAGTGCAATAGTGAAATTTACAGAAAGTGTTGGACCTTTAACGATAAATCACTTTGGCCAGTTGCCCTCTGTTACTATTTCTTTTAATTTGAGACCCGGTGTAGCTTTAAGTGACGCTGTGGATGTTGTGGGGAAAACCGCGCGCAGTATCCTTCCCGATACTATCAGTACCAGTTTTCAAGGTACTGCCCAGGAATTTGAGGCATCATTAAAAGGTTTGGGCATATTGCTTATTCTGTCTATTCTGGTTATTTACATAGTATTGGGTATCCTCTATGAGAGTTTTATTCATCCGTTGACTATCCTGTCAGGCCTTCCTTCCGCAGGTGTTGGAGCGTTATTGACCATTTTGATTTTCCGTGAGGATTTAAATATCTACACGTTTGTAGGAATTATTATGCTGGTAGGCATCGTCAAAAAAAATGCCATTATGATGATTGATTTTGCCCTGGATGCACAGAGAAATGAAGGGAAAAATGCCGCTGATGCTATCTACGATGGCTGCATCGTGCGTTTCCGTCCCATTATGATGACAACTCTGGCGGCCCTGATGGGCGCATTACCTATTGCATTCGGTTTTGGCGCAGGAGCTGAATCACGTCGCCCGTTAGGTCTGGCCGTAGTCGGTGGCTTATTATTTTCTCAAATTGTGACGCTGTACATAACACCGGTTTATTATATTTACCTGGAATCTCTGAAAGAAAAGATAGGGAGATGGGTACGATCCGGTACCGTAACGAAAAATATAACCTGTGACACGGCACAGGGGTGTGATATGACAAAGGTGAGACATGATACATTATAA
- a CDS encoding endonuclease yields the protein MALLGAHVSISGGIENAPMRGDTLQCDTIQIFSKQQLRWEAKSLSEKEVVQYKENLGKSTVRSVVIHTSYLMNLGSPEKEKLKKSRNAFLEEIIRAEYLHASGLVLHPGSHMNKISEDVCLNLIAESINIMIDQTKGSKLKLLIENTAGQGSALGYTFEHLAKIIELVQDKSRVGVCFDTCHAFAAGYDMRTEKAYAETFRKFHDSIGLDKIAIFHINDSKKGLGTRIDRHENLGYGCIGNDPFRLLVNDIQFKNIPMILETPGGDEWFRTNLQLLRGMIT from the coding sequence ATGGCCTTGCTTGGCGCACACGTCTCAATCTCCGGTGGTATTGAAAATGCTCCGATGCGTGGAGATACATTACAATGCGATACTATACAGATTTTTAGTAAACAGCAGTTACGGTGGGAAGCAAAATCATTATCAGAAAAAGAGGTTGTTCAATATAAGGAGAATCTTGGGAAATCAACGGTCAGATCCGTAGTAATACACACCTCATATCTCATGAATCTCGGTAGTCCTGAAAAAGAAAAACTAAAAAAATCACGCAATGCCTTTCTGGAGGAGATTATTCGGGCTGAATATTTACATGCGTCGGGGCTTGTGTTGCATCCGGGATCACATATGAACAAGATTTCGGAAGATGTCTGCCTTAACCTTATAGCTGAAAGTATTAACATCATGATTGACCAAACAAAAGGTTCCAAACTGAAATTACTCATAGAAAATACAGCAGGCCAGGGATCTGCTCTTGGCTATACGTTTGAACATCTGGCAAAGATAATCGAGCTTGTACAGGATAAAAGCAGGGTCGGAGTTTGTTTTGATACCTGCCATGCCTTTGCAGCAGGATATGATATGAGAACAGAAAAAGCCTACGCAGAAACTTTCCGGAAGTTTCACGATAGTATAGGACTCGATAAAATAGCAATTTTCCATATCAACGATTCTAAAAAGGGTTTAGGAACACGCATCGACCGACATGAGAATTTAGGGTACGGATGTATCGGAAATGACCCTTTTCGTCTTCTTGTAAACGATATACAATTTAAAAATATACCCATGATACTTGAGACTCCGGGAGGAGACGAGTGGTTTAGAACGAATCTCCAACTATTAAGAGGCATGATTACGTAA
- a CDS encoding ABC transporter ATP-binding component has product MLNILKNSALKKFLSYIKPYRWFIVAATFCGLLKYNIPLVLPWVFKDVIDRLLLPSSFDFARFHSMMIGLIVLYLFWALFTYLRSFFADRAGQRLIFDLRHELYVHLQRMSLSFYEKRQVGSVASRLIGDISVAQSFVGAAFTNTIMDASSLIFITVLLFHMNWRLALVSIAVFPFYVILNKFFKSRIRKTSMLAQRKMEEISGNLHEKLGGISIIQSYTREKAEERLFFHDNREYLSYQLENINHNATALAVIGFLTSVAPILVVWYGALQVVHGHLTVGQLTAFYAYLGMFYGPLNRLTELNILLANSQSAIERIFEVFNTSPEVVDSPIAKEYGPVKGEIKFSNVHFTYEVSKTTLKDINLHIPAGCTVALVGPSGAGKSTFVKLIPRFYDVTSGKITIDGWDIRDFKLNCLRRQIATVPQEPILFSGTIYENIVFGKPNATEEDVQAAAISANAHDFICKLPNGYQTEIGEGGMKLSGGQRQRISLARAFLKNAPILLLDEATSALDSKAENLIQQALKRLMIGRTTLIIAHRLSTIQSANMIIVFDNGEIVEIGNHQELLEQSYGLYRGLYEEQFNKKSIMAIK; this is encoded by the coding sequence ATGCTAAACATCTTAAAAAACTCTGCACTGAAAAAATTTCTATCGTATATAAAACCGTATCGCTGGTTTATCGTAGCCGCTACTTTTTGCGGGCTATTGAAATACAACATTCCTTTAGTACTTCCCTGGGTTTTTAAAGACGTGATTGATCGTCTGTTATTACCATCTTCATTTGATTTTGCCAGATTCCATTCTATGATGATAGGCCTGATCGTGCTCTATCTGTTCTGGGCGCTATTTACGTACTTGAGATCTTTCTTTGCCGATCGGGCTGGTCAAAGGCTTATCTTTGATTTACGGCATGAGTTATATGTTCACCTGCAGCGGATGTCGCTGAGTTTTTACGAGAAACGTCAGGTAGGCTCCGTTGCGTCACGCCTGATCGGTGATATATCGGTTGCCCAGAGCTTTGTGGGCGCCGCCTTTACCAACACGATTATGGATGCCAGCTCCCTTATTTTTATTACCGTCTTGCTTTTTCATATGAATTGGCGGCTGGCGCTGGTTTCCATTGCTGTTTTCCCTTTTTATGTTATTTTAAACAAATTTTTCAAATCCCGAATAAGAAAGACCAGCATGTTAGCGCAGAGAAAAATGGAAGAAATATCCGGGAATCTTCACGAAAAGTTGGGTGGAATTTCAATTATACAATCTTATACACGGGAAAAGGCGGAAGAGAGACTTTTTTTCCATGATAATCGCGAGTATTTATCCTATCAGCTGGAAAATATAAATCATAATGCAACTGCATTGGCCGTAATTGGTTTTTTGACTTCTGTCGCCCCAATTCTGGTTGTCTGGTATGGAGCGCTACAAGTCGTACATGGCCATCTAACGGTCGGTCAGTTAACAGCTTTTTATGCCTACCTGGGAATGTTTTACGGTCCTCTCAACCGGCTTACCGAGCTCAATATTCTCCTGGCCAATTCCCAATCTGCAATAGAAAGAATTTTTGAAGTATTTAACACCTCGCCTGAAGTTGTGGATAGTCCTATTGCTAAGGAATACGGGCCTGTCAAAGGTGAGATTAAATTCTCAAATGTTCATTTTACCTATGAGGTATCAAAAACTACCCTGAAGGATATCAATCTTCATATACCGGCTGGCTGTACTGTGGCGCTTGTCGGGCCGAGTGGGGCCGGGAAATCTACTTTCGTTAAGCTTATTCCAAGATTTTATGATGTCACATCAGGAAAAATTACCATTGATGGATGGGATATCCGGGATTTTAAGCTCAATTGCCTGAGAAGACAAATTGCCACGGTGCCTCAGGAACCTATTCTGTTTTCCGGGACGATTTATGAGAATATTGTGTTTGGCAAACCTAATGCGACGGAAGAAGATGTGCAAGCTGCGGCTATTTCTGCTAACGCGCATGATTTTATTTGTAAATTGCCCAATGGGTATCAAACAGAAATTGGAGAGGGAGGTATGAAACTTTCCGGGGGCCAAAGGCAACGCATTTCTCTGGCGCGGGCATTCTTAAAGAATGCGCCTATTCTGCTTTTGGATGAAGCGACTTCAGCGCTGGATTCTAAGGCCGAAAATCTGATACAGCAGGCATTGAAGAGACTCATGATAGGCCGGACAACCTTAATTATTGCTCACCGGCTATCCACAATTCAATCAGCGAATATGATTATTGTCTTTGATAATGGCGAAATTGTAGAAATTGGCAATCATCAGGAACTGTTGGAGCAATCATACGGACTGTACCGGGGGCTTTACGAAGAACAATTCAATAAGAAATCTATTATGGCCATTAAATAA